The following proteins are co-located in the Mesorhizobium sp. M1E.F.Ca.ET.045.02.1.1 genome:
- a CDS encoding porin: protein MYIKNRLLGLTALIAASVVRAAGAEREPAEYIKICDVLGSGYFYIPNTDTCLRIGGYVRYDIGLGDVRSYDSARTSDVRTGEDQGTWRNNTRFTFKTWSGQQTELGALTTYTETHVNFGNSANSRDSPQNYDFNSGLALASAWVELGGLRVGKDGSAFDTFVSYAGNVLDSMLVRSAGFDTNVAQYYFDAGNGISTVISLEQGSGSAGTIDSYIPHVVAGLKYTQGWGSITGVAAYDSNYEALAGKIRVDVAVTNQLSLFGLFGYGSNGSLNEDSNGAIANHVRGSYKIWNGQWAFWAGATYEFDEKTSFNFQVSSDQLKNSGLAANVVYMVVPGFTVTAEVDYDHYGNFGVGPADPTTVKGTSKPNSVGGILRFQRSF from the coding sequence ATGTACATCAAGAATCGTCTTCTCGGCTTAACTGCTCTGATCGCCGCCTCCGTCGTTCGAGCAGCTGGCGCCGAGCGGGAACCGGCCGAGTACATCAAGATCTGCGACGTCCTCGGCTCGGGGTATTTCTATATTCCCAACACCGACACCTGCCTGCGCATCGGCGGCTATGTCCGTTATGATATCGGCCTGGGTGATGTCCGATCCTATGACAGCGCAAGAACCTCGGATGTGAGAACTGGCGAGGACCAAGGCACTTGGCGAAACAACACACGCTTCACGTTCAAAACTTGGAGCGGCCAGCAGACCGAGCTCGGCGCGTTGACGACCTATACCGAAACCCACGTGAATTTTGGCAATAGCGCTAACTCGCGTGACAGTCCTCAGAACTATGATTTCAACAGCGGCCTCGCACTGGCTTCTGCCTGGGTCGAGCTGGGGGGCCTGCGAGTTGGCAAGGACGGGTCGGCCTTCGATACGTTTGTAAGCTACGCTGGCAACGTTCTCGATAGTATGCTCGTTCGGTCGGCCGGCTTCGACACCAACGTGGCTCAGTACTACTTCGACGCCGGCAACGGCATTTCGACCGTGATTTCGCTCGAACAAGGATCGGGCTCAGCCGGTACTATCGACAGCTATATTCCGCACGTTGTCGCCGGCTTGAAATACACGCAAGGCTGGGGCTCGATCACCGGCGTCGCGGCTTATGACAGCAACTACGAAGCTTTGGCCGGCAAGATCCGTGTCGACGTCGCTGTCACAAACCAGCTGTCGCTGTTTGGACTGTTCGGCTACGGTTCCAATGGCAGTCTCAACGAGGACTCAAACGGCGCAATCGCCAATCATGTGCGCGGCTCGTACAAAATCTGGAACGGCCAGTGGGCTTTCTGGGCGGGCGCCACCTACGAGTTTGACGAGAAAACTTCGTTCAACTTTCAGGTCTCGAGTGATCAGCTCAAGAATTCTGGTTTGGCTGCAAACGTCGTCTATATGGTCGTTCCTGGCTTCACGGTCACAGCCGAGGTCGATTACGACCACTACGGCAACTTTGGCGTCGGCCCTGCCGACCCTACCACCGTCAAGGGCACGAGCAAGCCGAACAGCGTCGGCGGCATTCTCCGCTTCCAACGCTCATTTTGA
- the metK gene encoding methionine adenosyltransferase, whose protein sequence is MTRQFVFSSESVGAGHPDKMADNISDAILDAVLRTDPKARVACEVLVKTGMVVVAGEITSHAHIDYSQVARDTILDIGYDDDAIGFDGRRCAVVLALTEQSPDISQGVDEGRGQDLGQGAGDQGIMFGFACNETDTLMPLPIQLAHHLTKRQAEVRKAGQLGWLRPDVKSQVSVRYEGLRPVALDTIVLSTQHDEAVSQATVREGVIEEIIKPVLPAHLDTSGIRFLVNPTGRFVVGGPAGDCGLTGRKIIVDSYGGTGRHGGGAFSGKDPSKVDRSAAYAARYVAKNIVASGLAEVCEVQLAYAIGVASPVSVMVNTFGTARIEEKRIERLVLEVFNLRPKGIIKMLDLLRPIYRKTATYGHFGREEPEFTWEKTDKADDLLREAGPAAA, encoded by the coding sequence ATGACCAGGCAGTTCGTGTTCTCTTCCGAATCCGTCGGCGCGGGACACCCCGATAAGATGGCAGACAACATCTCCGATGCCATTCTCGATGCGGTCCTGCGCACCGATCCGAAGGCGCGCGTCGCCTGTGAAGTGTTGGTGAAGACGGGGATGGTCGTTGTGGCTGGCGAGATCACCAGCCATGCCCACATCGATTACAGCCAAGTCGCCCGCGATACGATACTCGATATTGGCTACGACGATGATGCGATTGGCTTTGATGGTCGACGTTGCGCCGTCGTTCTGGCCCTCACCGAGCAGTCGCCCGACATAAGCCAGGGCGTTGATGAAGGACGAGGGCAGGATCTCGGGCAGGGGGCAGGGGATCAGGGCATCATGTTTGGATTCGCATGCAACGAGACGGATACATTGATGCCCCTGCCGATCCAACTCGCTCACCATTTGACGAAAAGACAGGCCGAGGTCCGGAAAGCGGGACAGCTTGGCTGGCTGCGTCCGGACGTGAAATCTCAAGTGTCCGTACGCTACGAAGGGCTCCGCCCGGTGGCGCTGGATACCATAGTCCTGTCGACGCAGCATGACGAAGCGGTCTCACAAGCCACGGTCCGCGAAGGCGTCATTGAGGAGATCATAAAACCGGTCCTGCCGGCCCACCTGGATACTTCGGGGATCAGATTTCTGGTCAACCCAACAGGGCGGTTCGTGGTCGGTGGGCCTGCCGGCGACTGCGGCCTCACAGGACGGAAGATCATCGTCGATTCCTACGGTGGGACCGGGCGTCACGGCGGCGGTGCCTTTTCGGGCAAGGACCCATCCAAGGTTGACCGCTCGGCGGCCTATGCCGCCCGGTATGTCGCGAAGAACATCGTTGCCAGCGGCCTTGCGGAGGTCTGCGAGGTTCAGCTTGCCTACGCGATCGGCGTGGCCAGTCCGGTTTCTGTCATGGTCAATACTTTCGGAACCGCAAGGATCGAGGAAAAAAGGATCGAGCGCCTTGTTCTCGAGGTTTTCAATCTCCGACCGAAAGGCATCATCAAGATGCTTGATCTCTTACGCCCGATATACCGCAAGACGGCGACATACGGACACTTCGGGCGTGAAGAGCCTGAGTTCACCTGGGAGAAGACGGACAAAGCTGACGATTTGCTGCGTGAAGCAGGACCGGCAGCTGCGTGA
- the glyA gene encoding serine hydroxymethyltransferase — MDNSAGGAIAQPDTYGRPHLAAVDSRVRELLLRQERQERTTLKLIASENFASSAVLEATGSIFTNKYAEGYPGARYYAGNEIVDELETLAIERLKALFGSEHANVQPYSGSPANQAVYRALLSPRDKVMGLPLPEGGHLTHGWSVNFSGSDYQRVPYRLHEKTQQIDYDHLRETAKRERPKLIWVGGTAYPRIFDYAAMAEIASEVNSYLVADIAHISGLVVAGVHPNPVPHCDVVTSTSHKSIRGPRGGFILSRNEDRYQPLHHPKSKHNLAKRIDRAVFPLLQGGPHMNTIAALAVALQEAANSSFRVYGQQIVHNAKALAQALLERGYELVTGGTDNHMLILDLRDRPLSGKAYAERLSRAGIIANFNMVPGDRRHPALTSGIRLGTPAVTSMGMRETEMVQIAAFIDSVCRQPDDQEVHASVRRDVADFCTAFDVPGIPDR, encoded by the coding sequence ATGGATAACTCCGCCGGCGGCGCCATCGCGCAGCCCGACACTTACGGGCGGCCTCACTTAGCCGCCGTCGACTCCCGCGTTCGCGAACTGCTTCTAAGACAGGAGCGCCAGGAGCGGACAACTCTCAAACTGATCGCCTCCGAGAACTTTGCCTCCTCGGCGGTGTTGGAAGCGACCGGGTCGATTTTCACCAACAAGTATGCCGAGGGATACCCCGGTGCGCGCTACTACGCCGGAAACGAGATCGTCGATGAGCTTGAGACCCTCGCGATCGAGCGCCTGAAAGCGCTATTTGGCAGTGAACACGCCAACGTCCAGCCTTATTCAGGCTCGCCAGCCAACCAGGCTGTCTATCGCGCGCTTTTGAGCCCCCGTGACAAAGTGATGGGCTTGCCTTTACCCGAAGGCGGCCATCTGACTCACGGTTGGTCCGTCAATTTTTCCGGCAGCGATTATCAGCGCGTCCCGTACAGGCTGCACGAAAAGACACAGCAAATTGACTATGACCACTTGCGCGAGACCGCCAAGCGGGAACGCCCGAAGCTAATTTGGGTCGGCGGAACTGCTTATCCGCGTATTTTTGACTACGCGGCAATGGCCGAAATTGCTTCGGAGGTGAACTCGTATCTGGTGGCTGACATCGCCCACATCAGCGGCCTGGTTGTCGCAGGAGTGCATCCGAACCCCGTGCCCCATTGCGATGTGGTCACCAGCACCTCTCACAAGTCGATCCGCGGTCCCCGGGGTGGCTTCATTTTATCAAGGAATGAAGACCGTTATCAGCCCCTCCATCATCCGAAGAGCAAACACAATCTGGCCAAACGTATAGACCGCGCCGTGTTCCCTCTTCTGCAAGGCGGACCGCATATGAATACTATCGCCGCGCTTGCCGTCGCTTTGCAGGAAGCAGCGAACTCGTCCTTTCGTGTCTACGGTCAGCAGATCGTCCACAACGCCAAGGCTCTGGCCCAGGCGCTTCTGGAGCGAGGTTATGAACTCGTCACCGGGGGCACTGACAATCACATGCTGATCCTTGATCTTCGGGACCGGCCGCTGTCAGGCAAAGCCTATGCGGAGCGATTATCGCGTGCAGGCATCATTGCGAATTTCAATATGGTCCCGGGCGACCGGCGGCATCCGGCGCTGACAAGCGGCATCCGCTTAGGGACACCAGCGGTGACGTCCATGGGCATGCGCGAAACGGAGATGGTGCAGATCGCCGCTTTCATCGACTCGGTCTGCCGCCAGCCCGATGACCAGGAAGTTCATGCGAGCGTACGAAGAGACGTTGCCGACTTCTGCACTGCGTTCGATGTTCCCGGCATCCCCGACCGATAA
- a CDS encoding acyltransferase family protein gives MQYRRDIAGLRAVAVLPVVLFHFGISAIPGGFSGVDIFFVISGYLISGSLLDDLERGQFSIVNFYWRRARRILPALVFVMLLTCIAALFILLPSDLREFGLSIIAASTFWSNVFFWKTSSYFSIDAALRPLLHTWSLSVEEQYYIFAPILMFLIYRYIGKRWLTTLLPIILCSFVMAVMATSLAPTAGFYLLPTRIWELMLGALLMLKRPPPLGNRFLMESVGLAGFGLLAIGFFALSESDPFPGYNALYPCIGTALLIYVGQNSPSTVASRMLEIRPLVWIGLISYSLYLVHWPLNAFAHYLSFQKLDPLMTGAMLVASLALAAFSWKFVEQPFRQKRAFTAPGPIFAFSALAIVVLCAGGAAGALGNGFPQRFPDYVQRRISVGDWRNGICFNEGTSRIESWNMEDCTRTRGFPTTVFLWGDSFAAHYVSGLGANINRLQANIVEYTYAGCPPILSYYSYARLDCVRFNRKALDIILEADIKTVILSGKWSDYEVRGFDGLQQTIDTLRALGVRVFVIGQSPQFPTDVRKIAFFAKRQNLDDTSWPMAMDPGINERVRSFTKGATFIDPLKFLCSAGRCPYSDRGEFMYFDYGHFSSAGATLAISKYWPAFGKDNALPKTK, from the coding sequence ATGCAATATAGGCGCGATATCGCGGGCCTTAGGGCTGTTGCTGTACTTCCGGTCGTACTCTTTCATTTCGGAATTTCGGCGATCCCGGGTGGCTTTAGCGGGGTCGATATCTTCTTCGTCATCTCCGGCTACCTGATCAGCGGAAGCCTCTTGGATGACCTTGAACGCGGCCAATTTTCGATCGTCAACTTCTACTGGCGCCGTGCCCGGCGCATTCTGCCGGCTCTCGTCTTTGTGATGCTTCTCACCTGCATTGCCGCATTGTTCATTCTTCTGCCATCGGATCTGCGCGAATTCGGTCTTAGCATCATAGCTGCCTCGACCTTCTGGTCGAACGTTTTTTTCTGGAAAACGTCAAGTTACTTCTCGATCGATGCCGCGCTTCGACCACTGTTGCACACCTGGTCGCTTTCCGTAGAGGAGCAGTACTACATCTTCGCCCCAATCCTGATGTTCCTAATCTATCGCTACATCGGGAAGCGCTGGCTGACGACACTTCTTCCGATAATTCTCTGCAGCTTCGTAATGGCGGTGATGGCGACATCGCTGGCGCCCACCGCCGGATTCTATCTGCTGCCGACCCGAATCTGGGAACTCATGTTGGGCGCCCTGCTCATGCTCAAACGCCCCCCGCCGTTGGGCAACAGATTCCTGATGGAGTCGGTGGGGTTGGCCGGATTTGGCCTTCTCGCCATCGGGTTCTTCGCGCTTTCGGAGAGCGACCCGTTCCCAGGCTACAACGCCTTGTATCCATGCATCGGAACGGCCCTTCTGATCTATGTTGGCCAAAATTCCCCCTCGACGGTCGCCAGCCGCATGCTCGAAATCCGGCCGCTGGTCTGGATTGGGCTCATCTCGTATTCTTTGTATCTTGTTCACTGGCCGCTCAATGCGTTCGCGCATTATCTTTCGTTCCAAAAACTCGATCCTTTGATGACCGGTGCGATGTTGGTAGCAAGCCTCGCATTGGCTGCATTCTCCTGGAAGTTTGTAGAGCAGCCGTTTCGACAGAAGAGGGCCTTCACCGCCCCGGGGCCTATCTTCGCCTTTTCAGCGCTCGCGATCGTTGTTCTTTGTGCCGGCGGAGCGGCGGGGGCGCTCGGCAACGGCTTTCCGCAACGGTTTCCGGACTATGTCCAGCGGCGCATTTCCGTCGGGGACTGGAGGAATGGCATCTGTTTCAACGAGGGCACCAGCCGGATCGAAAGCTGGAATATGGAGGATTGCACGCGCACTCGCGGTTTTCCAACAACGGTTTTTTTGTGGGGCGACTCCTTCGCCGCGCACTATGTTTCCGGCCTGGGTGCTAACATAAATCGGTTGCAGGCGAACATCGTGGAATATACGTACGCCGGCTGCCCACCGATACTCTCTTACTACTCTTACGCTCGTCTTGATTGTGTCCGGTTCAATCGCAAGGCCTTGGACATCATCTTGGAAGCGGACATCAAGACGGTTATCCTCAGCGGTAAATGGAGTGACTATGAGGTCAGAGGCTTCGACGGTCTTCAGCAAACAATCGATACGCTTCGTGCCCTGGGCGTGCGCGTGTTTGTCATCGGCCAGTCTCCGCAGTTCCCAACTGACGTCCGGAAAATTGCGTTCTTCGCCAAGCGCCAAAATCTGGACGATACGTCCTGGCCGATGGCGATGGACCCCGGCATCAACGAACGTGTGCGCTCATTTACCAAAGGCGCCACATTCATCGATCCGCTGAAATTCCTGTGCAGCGCAGGACGCTGCCCCTATTCCGACAGAGGAGAGTTTATGTATTTCGACTATGGTCATTTCTCTTCAGCCGGCGCCACACTGGCAATCTCGAAATACTGGCCGGCTTTTGGCAAAGACAATGCTCTTCCTAAGACGAAGTAG
- a CDS encoding type II and III secretion system protein family protein, which yields MAIKVPRPAVPRYLGHLLCALIVTFPLGVAAQNKQDKGAPRAASNSINATLTLSSSLGETVHLPAPATTIFVADPTIADFQAPSSKTIFVFGKKSGRTSLFALDGNGEPLAELRIVVTQPIGDLRAMLREQVGDYPIRVNYTPRGAILSGTAPDAEVADTAKRVTEQYLGDGAQVVNNIKVAGSLQVNLSVRVAEVSRSAMKSLGVNLSAFGQIGNFKVGVLSGSGASAGSGSTQGGGTAEIGFDNGVVNVSAVLDALAKEHIASVLAEPNLTAMSGEKASFLAGGEFPIPVLQENRQVSVEFRHFGVSLEFVPTVLSNNQINIHVTPEVSELSTQGAVQINGISVPAVSTRRADTVVELASGQSFAIGGLIRRNVNNDVRAFPWLGEMPILGPLFRSSSFQKEESELVILVTPYIVRPGSNPNQMSAPTERAAPALNGGGAPTNSVASPPRDRAAIRAGAPSAQGGLGFIIE from the coding sequence ATCGCCATCAAGGTTCCGAGACCTGCAGTGCCCCGTTACCTGGGCCATCTCCTCTGCGCGCTTATTGTGACTTTCCCACTTGGTGTCGCGGCGCAAAACAAGCAGGACAAAGGCGCGCCGCGTGCGGCTTCGAATAGCATCAATGCCACGCTGACCCTTTCCTCTTCGCTCGGGGAGACCGTTCATCTGCCCGCGCCAGCCACGACCATCTTTGTTGCTGACCCGACGATCGCGGATTTTCAGGCACCATCGAGCAAAACAATCTTCGTCTTTGGCAAGAAATCGGGGCGGACCAGCCTATTCGCCTTGGACGGCAACGGCGAGCCTCTCGCCGAATTGCGTATCGTTGTCACGCAACCGATCGGGGATTTACGCGCCATGTTGCGGGAGCAGGTCGGCGACTATCCCATCCGCGTCAACTATACGCCGCGCGGCGCAATCCTTAGCGGGACGGCGCCCGACGCAGAGGTCGCCGACACCGCAAAAAGAGTCACTGAGCAATATCTGGGCGACGGAGCGCAAGTCGTCAACAACATCAAGGTCGCTGGATCCCTGCAAGTTAACCTCAGCGTGCGCGTAGCCGAAGTCTCACGCAGCGCCATGAAGTCACTTGGCGTCAACCTGTCCGCCTTCGGTCAAATCGGCAATTTCAAAGTGGGCGTTCTAAGCGGAAGCGGTGCAAGCGCTGGATCTGGTTCAACCCAGGGTGGCGGTACAGCAGAAATCGGATTCGACAACGGTGTCGTCAACGTCAGCGCGGTTCTCGACGCGCTCGCCAAGGAGCATATAGCTTCCGTCCTGGCTGAGCCGAACCTCACCGCTATGTCGGGTGAAAAAGCCAGCTTTCTAGCTGGCGGCGAATTTCCCATTCCTGTCCTGCAGGAAAACAGGCAGGTATCGGTTGAATTCCGTCACTTCGGCGTCAGTCTGGAATTTGTGCCGACAGTTCTCAGCAACAATCAAATCAACATTCACGTAACGCCCGAAGTCAGTGAACTGTCGACGCAAGGTGCCGTGCAAATCAACGGAATTTCCGTGCCGGCAGTTTCCACGCGCCGAGCCGATACGGTCGTCGAACTCGCCAGTGGGCAGAGCTTCGCAATCGGCGGTCTAATCAGGCGGAACGTCAACAATGATGTCAGGGCCTTTCCCTGGCTCGGAGAAATGCCGATCCTGGGACCGCTTTTTCGCTCGTCCTCGTTTCAAAAAGAGGAGTCAGAACTGGTCATTCTAGTTACGCCTTACATTGTAAGACCAGGCTCCAACCCAAACCAGATGAGCGCACCTACGGAGCGGGCGGCACCGGCTTTGAACGGAGGGGGCGCTCCGACGAATTCCGTGGCAAGTCCCCCGCGAGACCGCGCTGCTATCCGTGCGGGCGCGCCAAGCGCCCAGGGCGGTCTCGGCTTCATCATCGAATAG
- a CDS encoding response regulator transcription factor, translating to MRTLLVDHHADLARAMRLALGDGGFVVDVVGTLELASSAFSCASYEILLLELALPDGDGLGWLRQLRTHGHSVPAVIMSSLNDLDKRIAIFNGGADDFLLKPVSTDELIARMRAILRRASQMTDLRLVFGNLNFDPVARQVFVAGHPMMIARRELCILEHLLNRAGRIVPRAQLEDHLYSFNDDVSANALEVGIYRLRGHLTRSGATPRIKTIRGIGYILELTDASSA from the coding sequence ATGCGAACGCTGCTCGTGGATCATCATGCGGATCTTGCGCGCGCCATGCGACTTGCGCTCGGGGATGGCGGCTTCGTCGTTGATGTCGTTGGTACTCTGGAACTGGCCTCGAGTGCATTTTCTTGCGCCAGCTACGAAATTCTCCTGCTGGAATTGGCTCTGCCAGATGGCGATGGCTTGGGTTGGCTGAGGCAGTTGAGGACCCACGGGCATTCAGTTCCTGCCGTCATTATGAGCAGCCTTAACGATCTCGATAAGCGAATTGCGATCTTCAACGGTGGTGCGGACGACTTTCTGCTCAAACCCGTCTCTACCGATGAGCTTATCGCCAGAATGAGAGCCATTCTGCGCCGGGCGTCACAGATGACCGACCTGAGGCTCGTATTTGGCAATCTCAACTTCGATCCGGTCGCCCGGCAGGTTTTCGTTGCTGGGCACCCAATGATGATCGCACGTCGCGAACTCTGTATTCTAGAGCATCTGCTTAACCGGGCAGGCCGCATCGTGCCCCGTGCGCAGTTGGAAGATCACCTCTATTCGTTCAACGACGACGTGTCTGCCAACGCGCTTGAAGTCGGAATCTATCGTTTACGTGGACATCTGACCAGATCAGGTGCAACGCCACGGATCAAGACCATCCGTGGCATTGGCTACATTCTAGAATTGACTGACGCGTCATCCGCATAG
- a CDS encoding adenosine kinase — protein sequence MRQPISTRETTPGRHGKKPARVFGGDFDADYDVLCIGNAIVDIIAQCDEAFLETNGIIKGAMNLIDTRRAELLYSRMGPAIEASGGSAGNTAAGVASFGGRAAFFGKVSNDALGEIYAHDIHAQGVAFDTTPLKGEPPTARSMIFVTPDGERSMNTYLGACVELGPEDVEADKASGAKVTYFEGYLWDPPRAKEAIRQTAMLAHAAGREVSMTLSDSFCVDRYRDEFLELMRSGTVDIVFANSHEIKSLYQTASFDEALAQIRKDCRIAAVTRSEKGSVIVRGDETVVIKATAIKELIDTTGAGDLYAAGFLHGYTQGRDLQTCGDLGSLAAGLVIQQIGPRPRQNLRREAEQAGLTIPDVQTS from the coding sequence ATGCGGCAACCCATTTCAACTCGCGAGACCACGCCCGGCCGGCATGGCAAGAAGCCGGCTCGGGTTTTTGGCGGAGATTTTGATGCGGATTATGACGTGCTCTGCATCGGTAATGCCATTGTCGACATCATCGCCCAGTGCGACGAGGCATTCCTCGAGACCAACGGCATCATCAAGGGAGCGATGAACCTCATCGACACAAGGCGCGCCGAGCTGCTCTACAGCCGCATGGGTCCGGCGATCGAGGCCTCCGGCGGCAGCGCCGGCAACACGGCGGCCGGCGTCGCCAGCTTTGGCGGCCGCGCCGCCTTCTTCGGCAAGGTCTCCAACGATGCGCTGGGCGAAATCTACGCCCACGACATCCATGCGCAAGGCGTCGCCTTCGACACCACGCCGCTCAAGGGTGAACCGCCGACGGCGCGCTCGATGATCTTCGTCACGCCCGACGGCGAGCGCTCGATGAACACCTATCTCGGCGCCTGCGTCGAGCTCGGGCCTGAGGATGTCGAGGCGGACAAGGCCTCTGGCGCCAAGGTCACCTATTTCGAAGGCTATCTGTGGGATCCGCCGCGCGCCAAGGAAGCAATCCGCCAGACGGCGATGCTGGCGCACGCGGCAGGCCGCGAAGTGTCGATGACCCTGTCGGATTCGTTCTGCGTCGACCGCTACCGCGACGAGTTCCTCGAGCTGATGCGTTCGGGTACCGTCGACATCGTCTTTGCCAACAGCCACGAGATCAAATCGCTTTACCAGACGGCGTCGTTCGACGAAGCGCTGGCGCAGATTCGCAAGGATTGCCGCATCGCCGCCGTGACCCGATCGGAAAAAGGCTCGGTGATCGTGCGCGGCGACGAGACCGTGGTGATCAAGGCGACCGCCATCAAGGAGCTGATCGACACGACGGGCGCCGGCGATCTCTATGCCGCCGGCTTCCTGCATGGCTACACGCAAGGCCGTGACTTGCAGACCTGCGGCGACCTTGGCTCACTGGCAGCCGGATTGGTGATCCAGCAGATCGGCCCCAGGCCCCGTCAGAATTTGCGCCGCGAGGCCGAGCAGGCGGGGCTGACCATTCCGGACGTTCAAACGAGTTAG
- a CDS encoding helix-turn-helix domain-containing protein, with protein MLTLVNRVRTAAHLDRLRILGLCAHADLTVGELADITSLPREQVRRHVRRLVRANFLCCNEQRPQSSYHMQAGGKDGGLAQLVVDLLPHDDGHHKRDLQRLEAIQDARLKGPPA; from the coding sequence ATGTTGACACTGGTAAATCGCGTAAGGACGGCAGCGCATCTTGATCGCCTTCGAATCCTGGGCCTTTGCGCGCATGCGGATCTAACCGTCGGCGAGCTGGCCGATATTACCAGTCTGCCTCGCGAGCAGGTTCGACGCCACGTCCGGCGGCTGGTCAGAGCCAACTTTCTTTGCTGCAACGAACAACGTCCGCAGTCTTCGTACCATATGCAAGCAGGAGGCAAGGATGGCGGGCTGGCTCAATTGGTGGTCGATCTCCTGCCCCACGATGATGGTCATCATAAAAGAGACCTACAACGCCTGGAAGCAATACAAGACGCGCGGTTGAAGGGACCGCCTGCTTGA
- a CDS encoding CpaD family pilus assembly lipoprotein — translation MMLRFIVLFVALAPSVSGCTSTTPVDVEPSASMLVREETTLLTLQSLRASERQRLRDFLNKASRGRFDALHLLISGSPQLSAGVAHQARQLAIEADNIQLLDQHDAGSVRIEAIVYHARPPVCPSYGALPNEESFKQPLGCSTGFNLAVMVNDPRDLLDNQAVKSGDGDRASVPVATYRTFGTDKGG, via the coding sequence ATGATGTTGCGTTTTATAGTCCTCTTTGTCGCTCTGGCACCAAGCGTAAGTGGCTGCACAAGCACTACGCCAGTTGATGTCGAACCATCGGCATCAATGCTTGTCCGAGAGGAGACCACCCTCCTGACGTTGCAAAGCCTGCGCGCTTCCGAACGGCAGCGTTTGCGTGATTTCCTAAACAAGGCCAGTCGCGGCCGATTCGATGCCCTCCACCTCCTCATCAGCGGTTCGCCCCAGCTCAGCGCAGGGGTAGCCCATCAGGCCAGGCAGTTGGCAATCGAAGCAGACAACATTCAATTGCTCGATCAACACGACGCCGGCTCAGTGCGAATTGAGGCGATTGTCTATCACGCCCGTCCGCCGGTCTGTCCCTCATATGGTGCCTTACCCAATGAAGAATCCTTCAAACAGCCGCTTGGTTGTTCGACAGGATTTAACCTGGCCGTGATGGTCAACGATCCGCGCGATCTGCTCGACAATCAGGCCGTCAAGTCCGGCGATGGCGATCGTGCTTCTGTACCAGTTGCCACTTACAGAACATTCGGGACGGATAAAGGTGGCTGA